The proteins below are encoded in one region of Kazachstania africana CBS 2517 chromosome 6, complete genome:
- the SPA2 gene encoding Spa2p (similar to Saccharomyces cerevisiae SPA2 (YLL021W) and SPH1 (YLR313C); ancestral locus Anc_4.39) has translation MPPEFTDTHRTKIREYYFSLKTFADVTGINSTERQSTRSQKARSKLLKLSELQFFELTTDVSDELNRRINEDLNKPSHLLPKEIFHLKRNQARQKLANLSQIRFNDLIGDILYEISRRGYDNTPQEEIVEPAKETPGDQNATSLTIQTSQVVPQKASIDWSSEEEEENFKDNRPLQIESTQPIDEDSHEEPDLNVEPEEESHPVTDEIGPLSKQETFVHEYEPTPLFKEEQESMHETSQNDESSASPVPNQHSSIDTSDSQIDMYDNNKNESRNPPILDQDVLKKDLQSVIHYSSTPLKQNSSQKQAVDISPVDDIKLTSKSARYQNELISLNNQISDLSIENEHLKQKNYQLKLKLSTNELIFSDDLPNDIYADNDDFNSEFSALMKNVFNFIKVINIDVVESNEIGSTLFQFINNLIELINMKVNLNSSDLSNQVVLLKSTISQTITTIRYYSLYFRTMPKIVIISMINEIIFSVYNLQNIKKLVKKPTISIRNNDSVKPLKLTQKKNTLVEPVTKKTSTAIPKLIIPMTPIPDTKLRTKENPNIDELDNVNNGSAPLRFKKSDDNTVSPEHIKENNIYVKQEEVEDKHTNVDQSEPFENVEANYQSEPEKIEEKSAEPVQHYSESVKQEDNLKVNTIDDKIKHKSLNSKIDILLGRHYDEVNLPSIEESKKSSIATDIEETIKNSLIETKVPKAALNNTIGPENDIKTDKDVVTNMEIKSGLSSVYLKGGDFVDEKENSPVNHDETFKELKKLNKNPIRVNTFQGSSLRKINLAGSEEDIDTNVRGLGLTISDGTPVNFVPEGEIESSTDETENDDDMKQPAKPVIKPRSPLRAQSITQFPVNNLEKPVITITKDEDEIEITSEVEKGSKEIDTPLEQKEIYNENVSEPTTMMEANVKSPIQEEETKPPLEEEPPVVIKQEEEVEPLFTGNNKVHTVVEQEETKSLIRQEEEEEIKPLIKQEEEVESLIKEEEITLPPAKPAFEDNEEDMSYQFIPLEHDKESTSSKEGEEEETEEEEAEEEDGEEDDDEDDDEEEEDFDVDAFDIENPDNTLSELLLYLEHQTVQVISTIQSLLTSIKQPQSTKGNLRNKSNAINLVIRQMVDATSNSMNQSRNANLKEHGSWVVQSLKDCSRRIAILCQLNNEGVLVEENGDIDYADKNFKQRLAGIAFDVAKCTKELVKTVEEASLKEEIEFLNSRIH, from the coding sequence ATGCCTCCTGAATTCACTGATACCCACAGGACCAAGATACGTGAATATTACTTCTCTTTGAAAACGTTTGCCGACGTAACGGGCATTAATTCTACAGAACGACAGTCAACAAGGTCGCAGAAGGCAAGAtctaaattattgaaaCTTTCTGAATTACAATTCTTTGAGTTGACTACAGATGTCTCAGATGAGCTGAATAGAAGGATAAATGAAGATCTAAATAAACCTAgtcatcttcttccaaaggaaatatttcatttaaaacGTAATCAGGCAAGACAAAAATTGGCAAATTTATCTCAAATTAGATTTAATGACCTTATTGGGGACATTCTCTAcgaaatttcaagaagaggCTACGATAACACACctcaagaagaaattgtagAGCCCGCTAAGGAGACTCCTGGTGATCAGAATGCAACTAGTTTGACCATACAAACTTCACAGGTCGTACCTCAAAAGGCATCCATTGATTGGTCTtcagaggaagaagaagaaaacttcAAGGACAATCGACCGCTTCAAATCGAGTCTACTCAACCTATTGACGAGGATTCGCATGAAGAGCCTGATTTGAACGTAGAacctgaagaagaatcGCACCCAGTGACAGATGAAATAGGGCCGCTTTCAAAACAAGAGACTTTCGTTCATGAATACGAACCTACTCcattattcaaagaagaacaagagtCCATGCATGAAACCTCACAAAATGATGAATCGTCAGCATCGCCTGTTCCTAATCAACACTCATCAATTGATACATCAGACTCACAAATTGATATGTACGACAATAATAAAAACGAATCAAGGAATCCTCCAATTTTAGATCAAgatgttttgaaaaaagatctACAATCAGTCATACATTATAGTAGCACACCTTTAAAGCAGAATAGTTCACAGAAACAAGCAGTTGATATCAGTCCTGTTGATGATATCAAATTAACATCTAAGTCGGCGCGTTATCaaaatgaattgatttccttaaataatcaaattagtgatctttcaattgaaaacgAGCATTTGAAGCAAAAGAATTATCAATTAAAGTTAAAATTATCTACTAATGAACTAATCTTTTCTGATGATCTACCTAATGATATTTACGCCGATAATGACGATTTCAATAGCGAGTTTTCAgcattgatgaagaatgtctttaattttattaaagTAATTAACATTGACGTTGTTGAATCTAATGAAATTGGAAGTACTTTATTCCAATTTATAAATAATCTAATAGAATTGATTAATATGAAagtaaatttgaattcatctGACTTGAGTAATCAAGTTGttcttttaaaatcaaCTATCTCACAGACAATTACCACAATAAGATATTATTCTCTATACTTCAGAACAATGCCGAAGATTGTTATAATATCTATGATTAACGAGATTATCTTCTCAGTTTACAATTTACAAAACATCAAGAAACTTGTGAAAAAACCAACAATCTCAATTCGAAACAATGATTCTGTAAAACCACTTAAATTAactcaaaagaaaaatacttTAGTAGAGCCAGTGACGAAGAAAACAAGCACCGCCATACCTAAATTGATAATCCCAATGACTCCTATTCCAGATACTAAACTAAGAACCAAAGAAAATCCAAACATAGATGAGTTGGATAACGTCAACAATGGTAGTGCACCTCTACGATTTAAGAAAAGCGATGACAATACCGTATCTCCAGAGCATATTAAGGAGAATAACATCTATGTAAAGCAGGAAGAAGTAGAAGATAAGCATACTAACGTAGATCAATCAGaaccttttgaaaatgtcGAAGCTAACTATCAATCTGAGccagaaaaaattgaagaaaaatctgCTGAGCCGGTTCAGCATTATTCAGAGTCGGTAAAGCAAGAAGATAATCTAAAGGTGAATACCAttgatgataaaattaAGCACAAgtcattgaattcaaagatcGATATTTTATTAGGTCGTCATTATGATGAGGTTAATCTCCcatcaattgaagaatctaAGAAGTCTTCTATTGCAACCGATATTGAGGAGACGattaaaaattctttaattgagACAAAGGTGCCAAAGGCTGCCTTAAACAACACAATCGGAcctgaaaatgatatcaaGACTGATAAGGATGTAGTTACAAATATGGAAATAAAATCAGGTTTATCATCTGTATATTTAAAGGGCGGTGACTTTGTGGATGAGAAGGAAAATTCTCCAGTTAATCATGATGAAACGTTCAAAGAactaaagaaattaaataaaaatccAATCAGAGTGAACACATTCCAAGGTAGCTCTCttagaaaaataaatctagCAGGTTCcgaagaagatattgataCTAATGTAAGAGGTCTTGGTTTAACGATAAGCGATGGTACACCGGTGAATTTCGTCCCGGAAGGTGAAATTGAAAGCTCTACAgatgaaacagaaaatgatgatgatatgaAACAACCAGCAAAGCCTGTAATAAAACCAAGATCTCCGTTACGTGCCCAATCAATTACTCAGTTTCCCGTTAACAACCTGGAAAAACCAGTGATTACTATAacaaaagatgaagatgagaTTGAGATTACCAGCGAAGTAGAAAAGGGATCTAAGGAAATAGATACTCCATTAGaacaaaaggaaatttacaatgaaaatgtaaGTGAACCTACAACGATGATGGAGGCCAACGTTAAATCACCAATTCAAGAGGAAGAAACTAAGCCTCCACTTGAAGAAGAACCACCTGTTGTTATCAAACAAGAGGAAGAAGTCGAGCCACTTTTTACAGGGAATAATAAGGTGCATACTGTGGTTGAACAAGAGGAAACAAAATCTCTAATCAGGcaagaagaggaggaagaaatCAAACCTCTGATCAAACAAGAGGAAGAGGTTGAATCTTTGataaaggaagaagaaattactTTACCACCGGCCAAGCCAGCGTTTGAAGACAACGAAGAAGACATGAGTTACCAGTTTATCCCATTAGAACATGACAAGGAATCTACTTCATCGaaagaaggagaagaagaagaaacagaagaagaagaagcagaagaagaagacggagaggaagatgatgacgaagaCGATGACgaggaggaagaagattttgacGTCGATgcatttgatattgaaaatccTGATAATACATTATCTGAATTATTACTGTACTTGGAACATCAAACCGTTCAAGTTATTTCCACAATTCAATCATTATTAACTTCGATCAAACAACCGCAATCTACTAAAGGTAATTTGAGAAATAAGTCAAACGCCATTAATTTGGTTATTAGACAGATGGTTGATGCTACGAGTAATTCTATGAATCAAAGTCGTAATGCAAACTTAAAGGAGCATGGTAGTTGGGTTGTTCAAAGTTTGAAAGATTgttcaagaagaattgcAATTTTGTGTCAGTTGAACAATGAAGGTGTATTAGTTGAAGAGAATGGAGACATTGATTATGCTGATAAGAATTTCAAACAAAGATTAGCTGGAATTGCATTTGATGTGGCTAAATGTACGAAAGAACTAGTGAAGACGGTAGAAGAAGCTAGTttaaaggaagaaattgaattcttaaATTCTAGAATTCATTGA
- the KNS1 gene encoding serine/threonine protein kinase KNS1 (similar to Saccharomyces cerevisiae KNS1 (YLL019C); ancestral locus Anc_4.42): MAQDLLHSTRKRTRQMNTTTITTNNQDSIISDMLHRQQSLLQNNLLVDDDTDYGNDNNVDDDDDDDDVIFIKEQPVNYQYKKQRTISLPQLPHVKLLYNETINMIPRTQNDDELLHLTGSSTMTLDGNKTVNLNVINDEDTHSTITKHHYANPLIAPFKRHKNIDTTGNALTVVDFFKTDKDGHYVYQKDDIFGSNGRFHALDLLGQGTFGKVLKCYDDMQDKFVAVKIIRSVDRYREAAKTELRILNCILTNDPMGNFQCLLLSDYFDYKNHICLVTNLYGKSIYDFMCANGIARFPGSHIQAIARQLIRSVCFLHDLGIIHTDLKPENILLVDENYIDFNLPEDIVNTLSTRRRNASDGGKRKILKNPEIKIIDFGSAIFHDEYHPPIVSTRHYRAPEIVLGLSWSFPCDIWSIACVLVELTTGESLYPIHENFEHLAMMQRINGEPIPPKIIETMLYKVKHKLGNLPSDLNTTVVKHFNKKNLQLIWPERNRRNEIITNEKSIRRVIESSERLDLLISKILKIDYNNPKFQINWNLSIDKNWALLSNSMMDNGIDKETFNFWYWFVDLLRKMFEFDPTKRITAKEALEHEWFDCGILDEGISNYGNS; this comes from the coding sequence ATGGCTCAGGATCTTTTACATTCAACGAGAAAACGCACTAGACAAATGAATACTACCACTATCACAACAAACAATCAGGACAGTATTATTTCAGATATGCTACATAGACAGCAGTCATTATTACAGAATAATCTGCTAGTGGATGATGATACAGATTATGGTAACGACAACAatgttgatgatgacgacgaCGACGACGATGTCATCTTTATAAAAGAACAACCCGTAAATTACCAGTACAAGAAACAGAGAACAATATCTCTACCACAATTACCTCACGTTAAGTTACTCTATAATGAAACAATAAACATGATACCAAGAACtcaaaatgatgatgaattattacATTTAACGGGATCTTCAACAATGACTTTAGACGGTAATAAAACGGTTAATCTCAATGTCATCAACGACGAAGATACGCATAGTACGATCACAAAACATCACTACGCAAATCCTCTTATAGCACCGTTCAAGAGGCATAAGAATATTGACACTACTGGTAATGCCCTTACCGTTGtagattttttcaaaaccGATAAAGATGGTCATTACGTTTATCAGAAAGATGACATATTTGGTTCAAATGGTAGATTCCATGCTTTGGACCTGTTGGGACAAGGAACTTTTGGTAAAGTACTCAAATGTTATGATGATATGCAAGATAAATTTGTAGCTGTAAAAATTATAAGGTCCGTTGATCGTTATAGAGAAGCTGCAAAAACAGAATTACGTATATTAAATTGTATCTTGACAAATGATCCAATGGGTAATTTCCAATGTTTATTACTATCAGATTATTTCGATTATAAGAATCATATCTGCCTGGTAACAAATCTTTATGGGAAGTCAATATACGATTTCATGTGTGCAAATGGTATTGCTAGATTCCCAGGTTCTCACATTCAAGCCATTGCAAGACAGTTAATTAGATCTGTCTGTTTCTTACATGATCTCGGAATTATTCATACTGATTTAAAGCCTGAAAATATCCTATTAGTAGACGAAAATTATATcgatttcaatttaccGGAGGATATCGTTAATACTTTAAGTACAAGACGTCGTAATGCAAGTGATGGTGGTAAGcgtaaaattttgaaaaatccagaaattaaaataatagaTTTTGGTTCTGCAATATTTCATGACGAATATCATCCACCTATCGTATCAACTCGTCATTATAGAGCACCAGAAATCGTATTGGGCCTAAGTTGGTCTTTCCCTTGCGATATCTGGTCAATTGCATGTGTCCTTGTAGAACTAACTACTGGTGAGTCACTATATCCAATACACGAAAATTTCGAACATTTAGCAATGATGCAAAGAATTAATGGTGAACCAATACCACCAAAAATTATCGAAACAATGCTTTATAAAGTTAAACACAAATTGGGCAATTTGCCATCAGATTTAAATACTACTGTCGTGAAacatttcaataaaaagaatttacaaTTAATTTGGCCAGAAAGAAAcagaagaaatgaaattataacaaatgaaaaatcaattcGTAGAGTAATCGAATCAAGTGAAAGGCtagatttattaatttcgaaaattttgaaaattgattataataatccaaaatttcaaatcaattggAATCTatcaattgataaaaattggGCTCTATTATCAAACTCAATGATGGATAATGGCATAGATAAAGaaacttttaatttttggtATTGGTTCGTCGATCTACTAAGAAAAATGTTCGAATTCGATCCAACGAAAAGAATCACCGCAAAGGAAGCTTTAGAACACGAATGGTTCGACTGTGGTATATTAGATGAAGGCATCTCAAATTATGGAAATTCATAA
- the KAFR0F02720 gene encoding uncharacterized protein — translation MLRYRTQFFFQLSYKGSLCPTTPYLFASLVRISISSTKAIILKDQIGISRVKIAPLSCFLLFHNIFSTFFQGRSKQQYHLIYLLNVLLYLLPSTFGQTISGLDTVVGDTVLIDDLVISNDTTGLFIESGLHHYFYGSITNDFALCIYDETAGASGMDINFIGDVTNAGILMMEDPNASSGMDISITSPSFMNMAIAYIYANDGTTVTIDSDGFTNAGIFVIQPAEPNDKVTLTASAITNEGALCLNSTTYDQTSEITGGGCIVLVGSSELVLSDPSEIGNQEIYLGDSTASLTMEAFTDATITVYGFGSNNTINIPQGIDSYSYDSTTGVLEVVTSEGSFSFSIGTGYTASSFMATGTTIKYTAKAPNKASAMCTSCTGPAMHCDEYTQFSTVTNTYTYSPLPTDYTFTSTLSGESYFEVDFRSYYWTTSDGTIMTASSDYLISGRYPPSTVSSSVAPSSSSVTGSSSVVSSSVAPSSSSVTGSSSSGSSSVVLSSSSVAGSSSSGSSSVAPSSSSVAGSSTELASSVGPSSSSVAGSSTELASSVGPSSSSVAGSSSVVSSSIASSSAVPSSSSVAGSSSELASSAVQSSLSIASSFVVSTPSEMTSSASSYTAEATSMIKLAHYTTIITSGSSTITAVVSGYETTDSAGSTYTATSTYLIDALAHYTTTITSSSSTITAVVSECETTDAAGSTYTATSTSVIDALAHYTTTITSGTSTITAVVSECETTDAAGSTYTATSTSVIDALPAHTTKIAPGSSPVTSTVWNESVGSIDGNTNRSRATSAHPTLANELATGTTILGESDSDTAKVLSASALESTTVESSITAATGFSASSTSVNNPKQPADNEYSTTTLISSTTSGIIYQGSAPSIVMRKSLKALVHCLFFALFII, via the coding sequence ATGCTAAGATATAGAacacaatttttttttcagttatCTTACAAGGGCTCTCTTTGTCCTACAACACCATATTTATTTGCCTCTTTGGTTAggatttcaatttcttcaaccaAAGCTATTATTTTAAAGGATCAGATTGGAATATCGAGAGTGAAAATAGCACCTTTATCCTGCTTTCTGCTTTTTCATAATATCTTTTCGACCTTTTTTCAAGGGCGATCGAAACAACAATATCACCTAATATATCTACTAAATGTTCTTCTATACCTACTTCCAAGCACATTTGGTCAAACCATATCTGGCTTGGATACTGTGGTAGGCGATACAGTTCTAATTGATGACTTGGTTATTTCAAATGACACCACCGGACTTTTTATAGAATCTGGTCtccatcattatttttacgGTTCAATAACCAATGATTTTGCACTATGTATATATGATGAAACTGCTGGTGCATCTGGTATGGATATTAACTTCATTGGTGATGTCACTAATGCAGGTATACTAATGATGGAGGATCCAAATGCTTCCTCAGGCATGGACATTTCAATTACTTCACCATCATTTATGAACATGGCAATTGCGTACATATATGCAAATGACGGCACTACGGTTACAATTGATAGTGACGGTTTTACGAACGCCGGGATTTTCGTCATACAACCTGCAGAGCCCAACGACAAAGTTACTTTAACTGCGAGCGCAATAACCAATGAAGGTGCGTTGTGCTTAAATTCTACTACTTATGACCAAACTTCTGAGATAACAGGAGGTGGTTGTATCGTTCTGGTCGGTAGTTCCGAGTTGGTACTCTCAGATCCGTCAGAAATTGGGAACCAGGAAATTTATTTGGGTGATTCTACGGCTTCATTGACTATGGAAGCATTTACTGATGCAACCATAACGGTATATGGTTTTGGTAGTAACAATACCATAAATATACCTCAAGGGATTGATAGTTACAGCTATGATTCTACAACTGGTGTGTTAGAGGTTGTGACTAGTGAAGGTTCTTTCAGTTTTTCCATTGGTACAGGTTATACAGCCTCCTCTTTTATGGCCACTGGAACGACTATAAAATATACTGCTAAGGCTCCAAACAAAGCGTCAGCTATGTGTACTAGCTGTACAGGACCCGCTATGCACTGTGATGAATATACCCAGTTTTCCACGGTTACGAACACTTACACATATAGTCCTTTACCCACAGATTATACTTTCACTTCAACATTATCTGGGGAGAGCTACTTTGAGGTTGACTTTAGGTCCTACTACTGGACAACATCTGATGGAACAATTATGACGGCCAGTTCAGATTATCTTATCAGTGGCAGGTATCCTCCATCTACTGTTAGCTCTTCTGTTGCGCCAAGCTCCTCTTCAGTTACTGGTTCGTCAAGTGTAGTTAGCTCTTCTGTTGCGCCAAGCTCCTCTTCAGTTACTGGTTCGTCAAGTTCAGGTAGCTCTTCTGTTGTTCTAAGCTCCTCTTCAGTTGCTGGTTCGTCAAGTTCAGGTAGCTCTTCTGTTGCACCAAGCTCCTCTTCAGTTGCTGGTTCATCGACCGAATTAGCTTCGTCTGTTGGACCAAGCTCCTCTTCAGTTGCTGGTTCATCGACCGAATTAGCTTCGTCTGTTGGACCAAGCTCCTCTTCAGTTGCTGGTTCATCAAGTGTAGTTAGCTCTTCGATTGCCAGCTCTTCGGCTGTACCAAGCTCTTCCTCAGTTGCTGGTTCATCAAGCGAATTAGCTTCATCAGCTGTACAAAGTTCTCTCTCTATAGCAAGTTCCTTCGTTGTGAGTACGCCAAGTGAAATGACTTCTTCAGCTAGCTCCTATACTGCTGAAGCTACATCTATGATTAAATTAGCACACTACACTACCATCATTACTTCCGGTTCTTCTACCATCACTGCTGTTGTTTCTGGATACGAAACCACCGACTCTGCTGGTAGCACTTATACTGCTACATCTACATATCTGATTGATGCGTTAGCGCACTACACTACCACCATTACTTCCAGCTCTTCTACCATAACTGCTGTTGTTTCTGAATGTGAAACCACCGACGCTGCCGGTAGCACTTATACTGCTACGTCGACCTCTGTGATTGATGCATTAGCACACTACACTACCACCATTACTTCCGGTACTTCTACCATCACTGCTGTTGTTTCTGAATGTGAAACCACCGACGCTGCCGGTAGCACTTATACTGCTACGTCGACCTCTGTGATTGATGCATTACCAGCCCACACCACTAAGATCGCTCCGGGCTCTTCTCCTGTCACATCCACTGTGTGGAATGAATCGGTGGGAAGTATTGATGGTAACACAAATCGTTCAAGAGCTACGTCAGCACACCCTACTCTCGCCAATGAGCTTGCAACTGGCACCACTATACTCGGTGAAAGTGACAGTGACACTGCAAAAGTGTTATCGGCCTCTGCACTGGAATCTACTACTGTGGAATCAAGTATTACCGCAGCCACAGGATTTAGCGCTTCATCCACTAGCGTAAATAATCCTAAACAACCTGCTGATAATGAATATTCAACAACAACGCTTATTTCAAGCACAACCAGCGGTATAATTTATCAGGGAAGTGCTCCTTCTATAGTAATGAGAAAATCATTAAAAGCTTTAGTGCATTGCTTATTCTTTGCGctttttattatttga